The DNA window ATCCGCCGGGCGACGAGGTAGGAGCCGCCGCCCATCCATTCCTGGTCGTCGGTCGGTGAGACCCATACGTGCTCGTCGAGCATCGCGGGGTCCTCGGCCTTCAAGTTCGCCGTTCCGTCTTTGAAGCCGAACAGGTTTCGTGGTGTCGCCTGGGTTGTCGACGTCGACGACGTGCGTCCGAAGCCGAGTTGCGACCACTTGACGGACACGGTTCCGAAGCCGACGCGCGCCAGATTGCGGATGGCGTGGACAGCGACCTGCGGGTCGTTGGCGCACGCCTGGATGCACAGATCGCCGCCGGAGCGACGAGCGTCGAGGTTGTCGGCCGGGAAATGCTGTAGATCGGCCAACGATGCCGGACGAAACTCCGAGAGACCGAAGCGGTCGAACAGACCCGGCCCGAATCCGATCGTCAGCGTCAGCGACGACGCCGACAAGCCCAGTGCCTCACCGGTATCGGAGGGTGGCTTGTATTCACCAGCCCCGATGGCGCCGTCGGGGAACGTCTCTTCGCCGCGGACCATTCGCTCGGCCATCTCGGTCCACTCCCGAAGCAACGCGACGAAGTCGTCCCGCGAATCGGTGGTGATGTCGAATGCGACGAAGTGCATACGGTCCTGAGCTGGCGTGACGATGCCGGCTTGGTGATCGCCGCGGAAGTCCACGACGTCCGATACCGCATCGGAGGACGAAGAACCTGCCGCGTACCCACCGACGGCGCCCGCGCCGACGAGGGCAGCTCCGGCCCCGACGGCACCGAAGAGGCGCCGTCGGGAGAAGCCCGAGTTCTGTGGGGGATTACTGTCCTGCAACGACACCTTGTACCTGGCTCACTTCGGCAGACAGCGCGTCGATCTTGTTCGAAAGTTCTTGGCGCTGTGGTTCGGTCACGGTGTCGTAGAACACGAAGCCGTCGCCGCTACGGTACTTGGCCAGTTCGGCGTCGAGCTCGGCGAACCGGGCGTCGATCGCAGTGCCGAGTTCGGCGTC is part of the Rhodococcus sovatensis genome and encodes:
- the efeB gene encoding iron uptake transporter deferrochelatase/peroxidase subunit; this translates as MSLQDSNPPQNSGFSRRRLFGAVGAGAALVGAGAVGGYAAGSSSSDAVSDVVDFRGDHQAGIVTPAQDRMHFVAFDITTDSRDDFVALLREWTEMAERMVRGEETFPDGAIGAGEYKPPSDTGEALGLSASSLTLTIGFGPGLFDRFGLSEFRPASLADLQHFPADNLDARRSGGDLCIQACANDPQVAVHAIRNLARVGFGTVSVKWSQLGFGRTSSTSTTQATPRNLFGFKDGTANLKAEDPAMLDEHVWVSPTDDQEWMGGGSYLVARRIRMLIESWDRTVLNEQERVIGRSKGSGAPMGLKDEFDPLDLDSKGPKGLLIDEAAHVRLASKEELGGIQILRRGYNFTDGSDGFGHLDAGLFFIAYCRDPLTQFVPMQLALARKDLLNEYIQHVGSAVFACPPGLGESDYWGSTLFG